From a single Paenibacillus sp. FSL W8-0426 genomic region:
- a CDS encoding VOC family protein produces the protein MAKIGPKIKTFLMFEGQAEEAMNFYVSLFEDSEITSIQRYGPNEDGPEGSLHQATFKLAGQTFMCIDSYVKHAFSFTPAISLFVECESDEEIERTFAKLLDGGTVYMPLGAYPFSSKFGWVGDKFGVTWQLNLA, from the coding sequence ATGGCAAAAATCGGCCCTAAAATCAAAACGTTTTTGATGTTTGAAGGTCAGGCAGAAGAGGCGATGAACTTCTACGTGAGTCTGTTCGAAGACTCTGAAATCACAAGCATTCAACGATACGGCCCGAATGAAGATGGTCCGGAAGGTTCTTTGCATCAAGCAACATTCAAGCTGGCCGGGCAAACGTTCATGTGTATCGACAGCTACGTGAAGCATGCTTTTTCGTTTACGCCTGCCATTTCCCTGTTTGTGGAGTGTGAATCGGATGAGGAAATTGAACGCACGTTTGCCAAATTGCTGGATGGAGGAACCGTGTACATGCCGCTTGGCGCTTATCCATTCAGTTCCAAATTCGGCTGGGTCGGAGACAAATTCGGCGTGACGTGGCAGCTTAACCTGGCCTGA
- a CDS encoding sensor domain-containing diguanylate cyclase yields MSQPIKEFPFYTNFNEVTHDILEMANQILRDKFLFLSSLTDTEQVILKVLDNDKTIGIHEGMTIQVDSTVCNRIDFSCDAPLVYEDITQDSALDDLLPALKEASIGSYLGVPIILRNGDVFGTLCAVNSTASVFDRTSVNLFQKVARLFSYYLDLEKLAFRDSLTGAYNRQFLHKYFDEHPTAYGALLFLDLDGFKNVNDLFGHHAGDLVLKEVSLRLEELMLHNDGFVVRLGGDEFVVYYHHLSDQHQIVKQAELILGRLSSWDSLRDKEKFQLSVSIGIIPYTEQMNIDLSTLLEHADAALYQAKSSGKNKYQFYEGVGLEA; encoded by the coding sequence ATGAGTCAGCCCATCAAAGAATTTCCTTTTTATACAAATTTCAACGAGGTCACGCACGATATTTTGGAAATGGCCAATCAGATTCTCCGGGATAAGTTTTTATTCCTGAGTTCCCTCACCGACACAGAGCAAGTCATCCTGAAAGTGTTGGACAATGATAAAACGATCGGAATTCATGAAGGGATGACGATTCAAGTCGACTCCACCGTATGCAACCGGATTGATTTCTCATGCGATGCGCCGTTGGTCTATGAAGATATCACCCAAGACTCGGCGTTGGATGATCTGCTGCCTGCTTTAAAGGAAGCCAGTATCGGTTCCTACCTAGGGGTTCCCATAATCCTGAGAAACGGGGATGTATTCGGCACGTTATGCGCCGTGAATTCCACGGCTTCGGTATTTGACCGCACAAGCGTGAATTTGTTTCAAAAAGTGGCGAGGCTGTTTTCATATTATTTGGATTTGGAAAAATTGGCCTTCAGGGATTCGTTAACGGGGGCTTACAACAGACAGTTCCTGCATAAATACTTTGATGAACATCCAACAGCATATGGAGCTTTGTTGTTCCTTGATCTGGATGGCTTCAAGAATGTAAACGACTTGTTCGGCCATCATGCGGGAGATTTGGTATTGAAGGAAGTGTCCCTTCGTTTGGAAGAGCTGATGCTGCACAATGACGGGTTTGTCGTTCGGCTTGGCGGGGATGAATTCGTGGTTTATTATCATCATTTGTCGGATCAGCATCAGATTGTGAAGCAGGCAGAGTTGATTCTGGGCCGGTTATCCTCCTGGGACAGTCTCAGGGATAAGGAGAAATTCCAATTATCGGTGAGCATTGGCATCATTCCTTATACCGAACAAATGAATATCGATCTGTCCACGCTGCTTGAGCATGCGGATGCCGCATTATATCAAGCCAAATCAAGCGGCAAAAACAAGTATCAGTTTTATGAAGGCGTGGGTCTTGAAGCCTGA